A stretch of Bombina bombina isolate aBomBom1 chromosome 2, aBomBom1.pri, whole genome shotgun sequence DNA encodes these proteins:
- the LOC128647041 gene encoding olfactory receptor 141-like: protein MDKRNRTVVSEFVLFGLTENIELKLPLFVLFSFVYFLTVFGNIGIAFIIWISPQLYVAMYLFLFNLSLVDACFSSSICPNMLANLLMKSSSISLIECSVQLFFGVTFGTSECFLLVFMAYDRYVAICSPLSYSVIMTNRFCLTLVTISHIIGVLHSLVHTVATFSIDYCKPDIHHFFCDIHPLLKLSCQNTATNEILLFAFTGSITIFCLITILLSYLCILSVVFKMSSTGVRYRTFSTCTSHVISVVLYYGSIMFMYLKPNSKYKDHDLSGSVFFTLIIPMLNPFIYSLRNRDVKNAISKILAVKILVL, encoded by the coding sequence ATGGATAAGAGGAACAGGACTGTGGTTTCTGaatttgtcctttttggacttacTGAGAATATTGAGCTTAAGTTGCCTCTCTTTGTGTTGTTTTCATTTGTATACTTTCTTACAGTCTTTGGTAATATTGGTATAGCCTTTATTATATGGATCTCTCCTCAGCTTTATGTAGCCATGTACTTATTTCTCTTTAATCTATCCTTAGTTGATGCCTGTTTCTCTTCTTCCATTTGTCCTAATATGTTAGCTAATTTGTTGATGAAGTCTTCCAGTATCTCCCTTATAGAGTGCTCAGTACAATTGTTTTTTGGAGTGACTTTTGGAACCTCAGAATGTTTTCTCCTTGTATTTATGGCATATGACAGGTATGTTGCCATTTGTAGCCCCCTGAGTTATTCAGTCATCATGACCAATAGGTTTTGTCTTACTctagtaacaatatcacatatcatTGGCGTTCTTCACTCTCTCGTCCATACAGTTGCCACCTTTAGCATTGATTACTGCAAGCCTGATATTCACCATTTCTTTTGTGATATCCATCCACTCTTGAAGCTCTCTTGCCAAAACACAGCTACCAATGAGATCCTGTTGTTTGCTTTCACTGGCTCCATTACCATATTTTGCCTTATAACCATTCTTCTGTCATACCTCTGTATATTGTCTGTTGTCTTTAAAATGAGTTCCACTGGTGTTAGATACAGAACTTTCTCTACTTGTACCTCACATGTGATATCTGTTGTGTTATACTATGGAAGCATTATGTTCATGTATTTAAAACCTAATTCCAAGTATAAAGACCATGATCTTtcagggtctgtttttttcacactcaTAATACCCATGTTGAACCCTTTTATATACAGTCTAAGAAACAGAGATGTGAAAAATGCAATTAGCAAAATCCTAGCAGTAAAAATACTTGTTTTATga